CCAGCCGTGCGAGAATGTGGTCGGATCCGGTAGTTCCAGTCACCGTGGAAGGGGTGCCGTTCGAGGTTGATGCTGGCGAACTCGGCATCGGTGACCTTGCGTCCGGTCGGGTAGGTGTCGGTATCGAGCTCACACTGGACCGTCAAGCCGCTGCGCGTCGTCGTGGCCGCGATCAGACTCACGATCGCGGCGTAGCTGACCAGTGGCTTGCCGCGCCAGTTCTGGGTGATGTACGAGAACAGGCGATGCTCGATCTTGTTCCACTTGCTGGTGCCGGGTGGCAGATGGCAGACGCGCAGCTCCA
This sequence is a window from Chloroflexota bacterium. Protein-coding genes within it:
- a CDS encoding ISAzo13 family transposase, translated to ELRVCHLPPGTSKWNKIEHRLFSYITQNWRGKPLVSYAAIVSLIAATTTRSGLTVQCELDTDTYPTGRKVTDAEFASINLERHPFHGDWNYRIRPHSRTAGTVIS